A single region of the Sorghum bicolor cultivar BTx623 chromosome 9, Sorghum_bicolor_NCBIv3, whole genome shotgun sequence genome encodes:
- the LOC8072542 gene encoding ATP-dependent zinc metalloprotease FTSH 8, mitochondrial produces MTLASLARALGRSARSSRPRQGFQLGGLRQSPAPPLPPPVHGRESGATGFVRSYLTAASSAALGKPAAGKTVDWRYILASPQFRRLFSDESKKNYENYYPKGKKEAPKGDGSNKSESKQESNTDEGWNFQDNAMKHLQNFLAPLLILGLMLSSMSSSTADQKEISFQEFKNKLLEPGLVDRIVVSNKSVAKVYIRNSPLPKSQGQNSDTHISTTDIPGKPAPSRCKYYFNIGSVDSFEEKLEEAQEALGIDSHDFVPVTYVAEVNWFQEVMRFAPTAFLVGLIYFMGKRMQSGFNIGGGPGKGRGGIFNIGKATVTKMDKNSKNKVFFKDVAGCDEAKQEIMEFVHFLKNPKKYEDLGAKIPKGALLVGPPGTGKTLLAKATAGESGVPFLSISGSDFMEMFVGVGPSRVRNLFQEARQCAPSIVFIDEIDAIGRARGRGGFSGSNDERESTLNQLLVEMDGFGTTAGVVVLAGTNRPDILDKALLRPGRFDRQITIDKPDIKGRDQIFRIYLQKLKLDNEPSFYSQRLAALTPGFAGADIANVCNEAALIAARSEKTQITMQHFESAIDRIIGGLEKKNRVISKLERRTVAYHESGHAVAGWFLEHAEPLLKVTIVPRGTAALGFAQYVPNENLLMTKEQLFDMTCMTLGGRAAEEVLIGKISTGAQNDLEKVTKMTYAQVAVYGFSEKVGLLSFPQKDDGFEMTKPYSNQTASIIDDEVRDWVGKAYKKTVELITEHKEQVAQIAELLLEKEVLHQDDLTRVLGERPFKALEPTNYDLFKQGFQDDDDKSQATSENAELPDDSSPPLGEVVPT; encoded by the exons aTGACGCTCGCCTCCCTCGCCCGCGCCCTCGGCCGGTCCGCGCGCTCCTCCCGGCCGCGCCAG GGTTTCCAGCTCGGGGGCCTCCGGCAGTCGCCAGCGCCGCCGCTACCGCCGCCTGTCCACGGCCGTGAGAGCGGGGCGACAGGATTTGTCCGTAGTTACCTGACTGCGGCATCGTCGGCAGCTCTTGGGAAGCCCGCAGCGGGCAAGACTGTGGACTGGAGATACATCCTCGCCAGCCCACAGTTCCGACGCCTCTTCTCGGACGAGTCCAAGAAGA ACTATGAGAACTACTACCCGAAGGGTAAGAAGGAGGCGCCGAAAGGAGATGGGAGTAACAAGTCTGAATCGAAGC AGGAATCCAATACAGATGAAGGATGGAATTTCCAGGATAATGCTATGAAACACCTGCAGAATTTCCTTGCACCTCTATTAATTCTTGGCCTGATGCTATCATCCATGTCATCTAGCACCGCAGACCAGAAGGAG ATAAGCTTCCAAGAGTTCAAGAACAAGTTACTAGAACCTGGTTTAGTTGATCGCATTGTTGTTTCAAATAAATCAGTAGCGAAGGTCTACATCAGGAATTCACCTCTTCCAAAGAGCCAAGGCCAAAATAGTGATACCCATATTTCTACCACTGATATTCCAGGCAAGCCTGCTCCCAGCAGATGCAAGTATTACTTCAACATTGGTAGTGTTGATTCCTTTGAAGAGAAGTTAGAGGAAGCCCAGGAAGCTTTGGGAATAGATTCACATGATTTTGTCCCAGTAACTTATGTTGCTGAAGTAAATTGGTTCCAAGAAGTTATGAGGTTTGCCCCAACAGCATTTCTTGTTGGTCTGATATATTTTATGGGAAAAAGGATGCAGAGTGGTTTCAATATTGGAGGTGGTCCTGGCAAAGGAAGAGGAGGTATTTTCAACATTGGAAAAGCTACAGTGACAAAGATGGACAAGAACTCCAAAAATAAG GTGTTTTTTAAGGATGTAGCCGGTTGTGACGAAGCAAAACAAGAAATAATGGAGTTTGTGCATTTCCTTAAAAATCCCAAGAAGTATGAAGATTTGGGAGCTAAAATACCCAAAGGTGCTCTACTTGTAGGCCCTCCTGGGACAGGGAAGACTTTGCTTGCCAAAGCTACCGCAGGAGAGTCTGGTGTGCCATTTTTGTCTATTTCTGGTTCAGATTTCATGGAAATGTTTGTTGGTGTTGGACCATCCAGGGTACGGAACTTGTTCCAAGAAGCTAGACAGTGTGCTCCCAGTATTGTATTCATTGACGAAATCGACGCTATTGGTCGTGCAAGAGGACGTGGAGGTTTTTCAGGTTCAAATGATGAACGCGAGAGTACTTTGAACCAGCTGCTTGTAGAGATGGATGGATTTGGAACAACTGCTGGTGTTGTTGTTCTTGCTGGGACAAATAGACCTGACATCCTGGATAAGGCATTATTAAGGCCAGGAAGATTTGATCGCCAGATAACAATTGACAAGCCAGATATAAAGGGTCGTGATCAAATATTCCGCATATATCTTCAAAAGCTTAAGCTAGACAACGAACCATCATTTTATTCGCAAAGGCTAGCTGCCTTGACACCTGGGTTTGCAGGAGCTGACATTGCCAATGTTTGTAATGAAGCTGCTTTAATTGCTGCGAGAAGTGAGAAAACTCAGATTACCATGCAGCATTTTGAGTCTGCGATTGATAGGATTATTGGTGGTTTGGAGAAGAAAAATAGG GTCATTAGCAAACTGGAGCGCCGTACCGTTGCTTACCATGAATCTGGACATGCTGTTGCTGGATGGTTCTTGGAGCATGCAGAGCCTCTTCTGAAAGTTACAATTGTTCCTCGTGGAACAGCTGCTTTAGGCTTTGCACAATATGTCCcaaatgaaaatcttttgatgACAAAAGAGCAGCTTTTTGATATGACATGCATGACATTAGGTGGCCGAGCTGCAGAGGAG GTTTTGATTGGCAAAATCTCAACTGGTGCTCAGAATGACTTGGAGAAAGTTACCAAAATGACATATGCACAGGTCGCTGTGTATGGTTTTAGTGAAAAGGTTGGGCTTCTATCCTTCCCTCAGAAGGATGATGGTTTTGAAATGACCAAGCCTTACAGTAATCAGACGGCATCCATCATCGATGATGAGGTCCGGGACTGGGTTGGCAAGGCCTATAAGAAAACAGTTGAATTGATAACAGAGCATAAGGAGCAAGTTGCGCAAATCGCAGAATTACTGCTTGAGAAGGAAGTCTTACACCAGGACGATCTAACCAGGGTACTAGGAGAACGTCCATTCAAGGCACTGGAGCCAACCAACTACGACCTCTTTAAGCAAGGTTTccaggatgatgatgacaagagcCAAGCAACATCAGAGAACGCTGAGTTGCCTGATGATTCATCTCCCCCACTTGGTGAGGTTGTACCCACGTAG
- the LOC8072543 gene encoding probable glucuronosyltransferase Os01g0926700, translating to MKMRSIFAIAILAATTAVVLFHGSDAQELMQSHHTERISGSGGDVLEDDPVGKLKVFVYDLPAKYNTKPVEKDPRCLTHMFATEIFVHRSLLSSAVRTLDPEEADWFYTPVYTTCDLTASGHPMPFDSPRMMRSAIRLIADRWPYWNRSEGADHFFVTPHDFGACFHFQEEKAMARGILPVLRRATLVQTFGQRNHVCLKDGGGSITIPPYAPPWKMEAQLLPPATPRSIFVYFRGLFYDAGNDPEGGYYARGARASVWENFKSNPLFDISTAHPTTYYQDMQRAVFCLCPLGWAPWSPRLVEAVVFGCIPVVIADDIVLPFADAIPWADIGVFVAEDDVPRLDTILTSIPVEVVLRKQRLLASPAMKRAVLFPQPAQPGDAFHQILNGLARKLPHGDDAFLRNGQTVLNWTAGPPRDLKPW from the exons ATGAAGATGAGGTCGATCTTCGCcatcgccattcttgccgccaCCACTGCAGTAGTGCTCTTCCATGGGTCCGACGCGCAGGAGTTGATGCAGAGCCACCATACAGAGAGGATCTCAG GCAGTGGCGGTGACGTTTTAGAAGACGACCCTGTGGGCAAGCTCAAGGTGTTCGTGTACGACCTCCCGGCGAAATACAACACGAAGCCGGTGGAGAAGGACCCGCGTTGCCTGACGCACATGTTCGCGACGGAGATCTTCGTGCACCGGTCCCTCCTCTCCAGCGCCGTCCGAACCCTGGACCCCGAGGAAGCGGACTGGTTCTACACCCCCGTGTACACCACCTGCGACCTGACCGCCTCCGGCCACCCGATGCCCTTCGACTCCCCGCGGATGATGCGCAGCGCCATCCGGCTGATCGCCGACCGCTGGCCGTACTGGAACAGGTCCGAGGGCGCCGACCACTTCTTCGTCACGCCGCACGACTTCGGTGCCTGCTTCCATTTCCAGGAGGAGAAGGCCATGGCGCGCGGGATCCTGCCCGTGCTCCGGCGCGCCACGCTGGTGCAGACGTTCGGGCAGCGGAACCACGTGTGCCTCAAGGACGGCGGCGGCTCCATCACCATCCCGCCGTACGCGCCGCCGTGGAAGATGGAGGCGCAGCTCCTGCCGCCGGCCACCCCGCGGTCCATCTTCGTCTACTTCCGCGGCCTcttctacgacgccggcaacgaCCCCGAGGGCGGCTACTACGCCAGGGGCGCCCGCGCGTCCGTGTGGGAGAACTTCAAGAGCAACCCGCTGTTCGACATCTCCACGGCGCACCCGACGACCTACTACCAGGACATGCAGCGCGCCGTGTTCTGCCTGTGCCCGCTGGGGTGGGCGCCCTGGAGCCCCCGCCTGGTGGAGGCCGTCGTCTTCGGCTGCATCCCCGTGGTCATCGCCGACGACATCGTGCTGCCCTTCGCGGACGCCATCCCGTGGGCGGACATCGGCGTGTTCGTCGCCGAGGACGACGTCCCGAGGCTGGACACCATCCTGACGTCCATCCCCGTGGAGGTGGTGCTGAGGAAGCAGCGGCTCCTCGCGAGTCCGGCGATGAAGCGCGCCGTGCTGTTCCCGCAGCCCGCGCAGCCCGGCGACGCGTTCCACCAGATACTCAACGGGCTCGCACGCAAGCTCCCGCACGGCGATGATGCCTTCTTGAGGAACGGACAGACGGTCCTCAACTGGACGGCTGGACCGCCGAGAGACCTCAAGCCATGGTAG
- the LOC8061769 gene encoding laccase-13 produces the protein MASSSALRSSASVVVVVVVAVVLLAAMGAEAETRKYQFDVQMTSVTRLCGTKGIVTVNGQYPGPTLFAREGDHVEVNVVNRSPYNISIHWHGVRQLLSGWADGPSYITQCPIQPGQSYVYRYQIVGQRGTLWWHAHISWLRATVYGPIVILPPAGVPYPFPAPDEEVPVMFGEWWRNDTEAVIAQALQTGGGPNVSDAYTINGLTGPLYNCSAQDTFKLKVKPGKTYMLRLINAALNDELFFSVANHTLTVVDVDALYVKPFTVDTLIIAPGQTSNVLLATKPTYPGAIYYMEARPYTNTQGTFDNTTVAGVLEYEDPSSSSSSGENQSNSNLPVFAPTLPPINDTSFVANYTAKLRSLASAEYPAAVPQDVDRRFFFTVGLGTHPCAGGVNGTCQGPNGSRFAASINNVSFVLPTTALLQAHFAGRSNGVYATNFPAFPPTPFNYAGTPPNNTNVMNGTKVAVLPFGTSVELVLQDTSILGAESHPLHLHGFNFFVVGQGFGNFDPTNDPAKFNLVDPVERNTVGVPAGGWVAIRFRADNPGVWFMHCHLEVHMSWGLKMAWLVLDGSLPNQKLPPPPLDLPQC, from the exons ATGGCGTCCTCGTCTGCTCTCCGTTCCAGCGcctctgtcgtcgtcgtcgtcgtcgtggcaGTGGTGCTGCTCGCCGCCATGGGAGCCGAGGCCGAGACAAGAAAGTACCAGTTCGAT GTGCAAATGACCAGCGTGACGCGGCTGTGCGGCACGAAGGGCATCGTGACAGTGAACGGACAGTACCCAGGTCCCACGCTGTTCGCGCGGGAGGGCGACCACGTGGAGGTCAACGTGGTCAACCGCTCCCCCTACAACATCAGCATCCACTGGCACGGCGTGCGGCAGCTGCTGAGCGGGTGGGCGGACGGGCCCTCGTACATCACGCAGTGCCCGATCCAGCCCGGCCAGAGCTACGTGTACCGGTACCAGATCGTCGGGCAGCGCGGCACGCTGTGGTGGCACGCGCACATCTCCTGGCTCCGCGCCACCGTCTACGGGCCCATCGTCATCCTGCCCCCCGCCGGCGTGCCGTACCCGTTCCCGGCGCCGGACGAGGAGGTGCCCGTCATGTTCGGCGAGTGGTGGAGGAACGACACGGAGGCGGTGATCGCGCAGGCGCTGCAGACCGGCGGCGGACCCAACGTCTCCGACGCCTACACCATTAACGGACTCACGGGGCCTCTCTACAACTGCTCCGCTCAAGACACGTTCAAGCTGAAGGTGAAGCCCGGCAAGACGTACATGCTCCGGCTCATCAACGCCGCACTCAACGACGAGCTCTTCTTCTCCGTCGCCAACCACACGCTCACCGTCGTCGACGTCGACGCGCTCTACGTCAAGCCCTTCACCGTGGACACCCTCATCATCGCGCCGGGGCAGACCAGCAACGTCCTGCTCGCCACCAAGCCGACGTACCCCGGCGCGATCTACTACATGGAGGCGCGGCCGTACACCAACACGCAGGGCACGTTCGACAACACCACCGTCGCCGGCGTCCTCGAGTACGAggacccttcttcttcctcctcctccggcgagAACCAGAGCAACAGCAACCTCCCGGTCTTCGCGCCGACCCTGCCGCCGATCAACGACACCAGCTTCGTGGCCAACTACACCGCGAAGCTCCGAAGCCTGGCGAGCGCGGAGTACCCGGCCGCCGTGCCGCAGGACGTCGACCGGCGGTTCTTCTTCACCGTGGGGCTCGGCACGCACCCGTGCGCCGGCGGCGTCAACGGGACCTGCCAGGGCCCCAACGGGTCCCGGTTCGCGGCGTCCATCAACAACGTCTCGTTCGTGCTGCCCACGACGGCGCTGCTGCAGGCGCACTTCGCCGGCAGGTCCAACGGCGTCTACGCCACCAACTTCCCGGCGTTCCCGCCGACGCCGTTCAACTACGCGGGCACGCCGCCCAACAACACCAACGTGATGAACGGGACGAAGGTGGCCGTGCTGCCGTTCGGCACCAGCGTGGAGCTGGTGCTGCAGGACACCAGCATCCTCGGCGCGGAGAGCCACCCGCTGCACCTCcacggcttcaacttcttcgtcGTCGGCCAGGGGTTCGGCAACTTTGACCCGACCAATGATCCGGCCAAGTTCAACCTCGTCGACCCCGTGGAGCGCAACACCGTCGGCGTGCCCGCCGGCGGCTGGGTCGCCATCCGCTTCCGTGCGGACAACCCAG GTGTGTGGTTCATGCATTGTCACCTGGAGGTGCACATGAGCTGGGGCCTGAAAATGGCATGGCTGGTGCTGGACGGGAGCCTGCCGAACCAGAAGCTGCCGCCTCCGCCATTGGATCTGCCTCAGTGCTAG
- the LOC8072544 gene encoding uncharacterized protein LOC8072544: MAEEKKRHKHKHKEKEKEKQSGGTEQAAHFKPCADVKGIRFGGQFIVKSFTVRRASPLELLRLLDIPPSYLSECQSLPFPSTTTYMPTSFTILAHQAWHTLTLGLGTKKSKVVLFVFESESMKAAVDQLWPAMIPLGDVNKKLIRGLTGSEMARFKFRKGCLTIYVYAVRRLGAAGFMRTDDLRRILQSVVELKDFLDHTAMLAIPSQKSITLQSRTAAVAH; encoded by the coding sequence ATGGCAGAGGAGAAGAAgaggcacaagcacaagcacaaggagaaggagaaggagaagcagTCAGGCGGCACGGAGCAGGCGGCGCACTTCAAGCCGTGCGCCGACGTGAAGGGCATCCGGTTCGGGGGCCAGTTCATCGTGAAGTCGTTCACGGTGCGGCGGGCGTCGCCGCTGGAGCTGCTGCGGCTGCTGGACATCCCGCCGTCTTACCTGAGCGAGTGCCAGAGCCTGCCGTTCCCGTCCACCACCACCTACATGCCCACCAGCTTCACCATCCTGGCGCACCAGGCGTGGCACACGCTGACGCTGGGCCTGGGCACCAAGAAGTCCAAGGTGGTGCTCTTCGTGTTCGAGTCCGAGAGCATGAAGGCGGCCGTGGACCAGCTGTGGCCCGCCATGATCCCGCTCGGGGACGTGAACAAGAAGCTCATCCGTGGGCTCACGGGCAGCGAGATGGCGCGGTTCAAGTTCCGCAAGGGCTGCCTCACCATCTACGTCTACGCCGTGCGGCGGCTCGGCGCCGCCGGGTTCATGCGCACCGATGACCTCAGGCGGATACTGCAGTCGGTCGTGGAGCTCAAGGACTTCCTGGACCACACCGCCATGCTCGCCATCCCGAGCCAGAAGAGCATCACTCTGCAATCCCGGACAGCGGCGGTAGCTCACTGA